A portion of the Segatella copri DSM 18205 genome contains these proteins:
- a CDS encoding transglutaminase domain-containing protein, with protein MKKYIYNYQTVVGFNQPVSRHAILLRAQPAQGAYMNIEEEHLLLPPSFHIQRGTDQLGNRIVYGCEHEPHSSLVTVSTGIVSMSDYQVPLDAIPLMAYREPTPLTYLSQEQVEEALAEASSLGDSNLEKASHPLQTALSICHFVHETMSYVPDVTTSDTPVSELIKTHQGVCQDFAHLMISLCRLRGIPARYACGFMEGEGETHAWVEACDGHAWYGFDPTNDVEMKLGYVKLAHGRDASDCPVSRGIYMGNALQNTEVSVLLKEI; from the coding sequence ATGAAGAAATACATTTATAATTACCAGACCGTGGTCGGCTTCAATCAGCCAGTAAGCCGGCATGCTATCCTGCTGCGGGCACAACCCGCACAGGGAGCCTATATGAACATAGAGGAAGAGCATCTGCTGCTTCCTCCCTCGTTTCATATTCAACGGGGCACTGACCAACTGGGTAATCGTATCGTGTATGGCTGCGAGCATGAACCGCACAGTTCGCTGGTCACGGTGAGTACGGGCATCGTGAGTATGAGCGATTACCAGGTGCCGCTGGATGCCATCCCCCTGATGGCGTATCGGGAGCCTACGCCGCTTACGTATCTTTCCCAAGAACAGGTGGAGGAAGCACTGGCTGAGGCTTCTTCTCTGGGAGATTCTAATTTAGAAAAAGCAAGCCATCCGCTTCAGACAGCCCTCAGCATCTGCCATTTCGTTCATGAAACGATGAGTTATGTACCCGATGTAACGACATCCGATACGCCGGTATCTGAACTCATCAAGACCCATCAGGGTGTTTGTCAGGACTTTGCTCATCTGATGATTTCCCTCTGCAGACTCCGGGGTATTCCGGCTCGTTATGCCTGTGGATTCATGGAAGGCGAAGGAGAGACGCATGCCTGGGTAGAGGCCTGTGACGGACATGCCTGGTATGGATTCGATCCTACCAACGATGTGGAGATGAAGCTGGGATACGTAAAGCTGGCTCATGGCAGGGATGCATCCGATTGCCCTGTGAGTCGTGGCATTTATATGGGAAATGCCCTGCAGAATACGGAAGTAAGTGTATTGCTGAAAGAAATATAA
- a CDS encoding alpha-E domain-containing protein yields the protein MVKSDIISATKANRLYWLGRYEMRVYLTLHQLNKCCDEMIDGSPEAYHAVWTKLDAMGNYKTNDEFILGMLYDENNPSSVISAQECAMDNAILLREDIMSETLSYLEMSVALMKRCKEQNDKQLASLQPVIDWSLAFWGSAEQRIQNHNALNIVMIGRNVENLDILIRFGYPFRRVALAYESLKRYCVEDHLDILDENMVHQLDALITEEHFNLDDQEYKFKLIKYINQLVRV from the coding sequence ATGGTTAAGAGTGATATTATTTCTGCCACTAAGGCAAACAGATTGTATTGGTTGGGAAGATATGAGATGAGAGTTTATCTTACATTGCATCAGCTCAATAAATGTTGCGATGAGATGATAGACGGAAGTCCGGAGGCTTATCATGCCGTATGGACTAAGTTGGATGCCATGGGTAATTACAAGACCAACGACGAGTTTATCCTCGGCATGCTCTATGATGAGAACAATCCGAGTTCGGTGATTTCTGCCCAAGAATGTGCGATGGATAATGCTATTTTGTTGCGCGAAGACATCATGTCGGAGACGCTGAGTTATCTGGAGATGAGCGTTGCCTTGATGAAGCGATGCAAGGAGCAGAACGATAAGCAACTCGCTTCTCTGCAGCCTGTCATCGACTGGTCGCTTGCTTTCTGGGGCTCAGCAGAACAGCGCATCCAGAATCATAATGCTCTGAACATCGTGATGATAGGTAGAAACGTGGAGAATCTTGATATTCTTATCCGTTTCGGCTATCCTTTCCGCCGTGTGGCACTCGCCTACGAATCTCTGAAGAGATATTGCGTAGAAGATCATCTGGATATCCTGGATGAGAACATGGTTCACCAGCTGGATGCTCTGATTACGGAAGAGCACTTCAACCTCGATGACCAGGAATATAAATTCAAGTTAATCAAATACATCAACCAATTGGTGCGTGTATGA
- a CDS encoding M14 family metallopeptidase yields the protein MIKTIVSTELPVNERYLIRKNIISNGEGKKRICIVTGTHGDELEGQMVCYLMARLLNEQQENLDGTVEIYPALNPLGIDTIQRGIPNFDLDMNRIFPGDKNGTMAEQAAYSIIEDLKGADLVIDVHSSNLYLRETPQVRINVLNEKELVPLAQEMGVDFVWVHDAATVLEATLAHSLNSTGTKCLVVEMGVGERINHSMCFRLRDGILHLMHEMGMWKGEAPADHLADSIVCKGNKVEFLNAETSGIFITELKCGFMVEKSQEIGQIVEPLTGKILSRVISPVDGYLFTIRAYPIVYEGSLMARIYHEN from the coding sequence ATGATTAAGACGATTGTATCAACAGAGCTTCCCGTAAACGAGAGATACCTCATCAGAAAAAACATCATCAGCAATGGTGAAGGAAAGAAGAGAATCTGCATCGTGACGGGAACTCACGGCGATGAACTGGAAGGCCAGATGGTGTGCTATCTCATGGCCCGACTGCTGAACGAACAACAGGAAAACCTGGATGGAACGGTGGAAATCTATCCCGCCCTCAACCCTCTGGGTATTGACACCATACAACGGGGAATCCCAAACTTCGACCTCGATATGAACCGCATCTTTCCGGGTGATAAGAACGGAACGATGGCAGAACAGGCAGCCTATTCCATCATCGAAGATCTGAAAGGTGCCGACCTGGTTATTGACGTTCACTCCAGTAACCTCTATCTTAGGGAAACTCCTCAGGTTCGCATCAATGTTTTGAACGAGAAGGAACTGGTGCCGCTGGCACAGGAAATGGGTGTAGATTTCGTTTGGGTTCACGATGCAGCCACCGTGCTGGAGGCTACGCTGGCACATTCGCTCAATTCCACCGGTACCAAATGTCTGGTAGTAGAAATGGGAGTAGGCGAGCGCATCAATCATTCCATGTGTTTCCGTCTGCGCGACGGCATCCTGCATCTGATGCACGAGATGGGGATGTGGAAGGGTGAAGCGCCTGCCGACCATCTGGCAGATTCCATTGTATGCAAAGGCAACAAGGTGGAATTTCTGAATGCCGAGACATCGGGCATCTTTATCACAGAGTTGAAATGTGGATTCATGGTAGAGAAATCGCAGGAGATAGGACAGATTGTGGAACCGCTGACGGGCAAGATTCTGAGTCGCGTCATTTCGCCGGTAGATGGCTATCTGTTTACCATCCGGGCTTATCCTATCGTTTACGAAGGTTCGCTCATGGCGAGAATTTATCATGAAAATTAG